The genomic region GCCCCGACGCCCTGGGAAATGGGGTGTGGAATGCCACTTGCGATACGCACCGCTATGCCCAGACTCCCACTGCTTTTCTCCGCGCTGCTCGTCCTTGGCTGGACCTCCGCCTGCATCGATGTCCCCGACGTGGTGGACCCACCAGAAGAGTCCTCGGACTCGGGCTCCAACCTTCCGCCTGATGCGGGCGGGACTCCCGACGCGGGACCTCTGCCTGATGCTGGGAGCGGTGGGACCGACGCAGGACCGGTGGATTCGCGCAGGCCGACCCTGTTGAACACCACGCCCATGGGTAGCGCCACCGAAGTGCCCCGAAACGCGCAGCTCGTCCTCACGTTCTCCGAGCCGATGGACATCGACTCCGTCGACGTAGGCCTTCAGCCATCCGTGACACTGGGGGCACCCGTGTGGAGCCAGCAGGACACGGTGCTGACCCTCCAGCCCGTGGCGGAGTTGGCTGAGAATGTCGCCTATGCGGTGTCCGTGGATGGCGAGGATGTTGCCGGCAATTCGCTGACCGGGACACGCTCGTTCTCGTTCACCACGACAGGCCCCGCCCCCGACACCACAGCGCCGACGGTGCTTGTCGCGAGTCCGAGCCAGACCTCGACCGGTAATGCGCGCAACACGCTCTTCGAAATCGTGTTCTCCGAGCCGATGAACAAGGCCTCGGTCCAGGCGGCGTTCTCCATCACCGCGCCTTCGGGTTTCAACGGTGGCGGATTCTCCTGGAACGAAGCAGGGACGGTGATGACCTACGTGTT from Pyxidicoccus trucidator harbors:
- a CDS encoding Ig-like domain-containing protein; the encoded protein is MPRLPLLFSALLVLGWTSACIDVPDVVDPPEESSDSGSNLPPDAGGTPDAGPLPDAGSGGTDAGPVDSRRPTLLNTTPMGSATEVPRNAQLVLTFSEPMDIDSVDVGLQPSVTLGAPVWSQQDTVLTLQPVAELAENVAYAVSVDGEDVAGNSLTGTRSFSFTTTGPAPDTTAPTVLVASPSQTSTGNARNTLFEIVFSEPMNKASVQAAFSITAPSGFNGGGFSWNEAGTVMTYVLPASFAFGADVSWQVSTSAKDAAGNALTEALTRVFRIVRQGTTTLRFNPETSGGVGAPGYLRNNHLYNLVSLGDDGADNIYRLFIGFKLDSLPEELTQVSQATLRWWVTTQLGNPFEKHGRLLLEPVDVGDEIALTSDGPTPEIIADYDAEPLAPGVGVLASSVASPGSLDVTSWVAQDWSNRIVRNKRTQYRLRFEQAVTNDSIADVLRSDAEVHPTLAELQVVYEYP